From one Nilaparvata lugens isolate BPH chromosome 2, ASM1435652v1, whole genome shotgun sequence genomic stretch:
- the LOC120349875 gene encoding uncharacterized protein LOC120349875 isoform X3 produces MAMALPLLPQYNIIQGIQDIATYANEKGLSATVAPFLQYVQRTWVEGGGAQHLSVFGQKRRTNNDQESFHYRMLQKIRRVHPNVWCFTDGLRKMEHAAVQEYETYMSGAAPPQSRPSAYLAQDRRIISASNQLLAGDIVVSEFLHLVCHTIGNVYDPQSGFLGLSDDEQDDDEVAPPPPPPANPLMAPVLVEGDEVAAGERGDQQDPAPAARGRRRQRGRGRGRDEGRGRGRGRVRGRQRGGHQPLAGNEDPAQAHSYCNVCLTHNNDMMVALPCGHISVCSMCLPQLVPHVDEGVRYP; encoded by the exons ATGGCAATGGCGTTGCCattattaccacaatataacATTATTCAAGGGATACAAGACATAGCTACATATGCAAATGAAAAAGGTTTGTCGGCTACTGTCGCACCATTTCTGCAATACGTGCAGCGGACGTGGGTTGAAG GAGGTGGAGCACAGCATCTGTCAGTTTTTGGTCAAAAAAGGAGGACAAATAATGACCAAGAATCTTTCCACTACCGCATGCTTCAAAAAATAAGGAGGGTGCATCCCAATGTTTGGTGTTTTACCG ATGGTTTGAGGAAAATGGAGCATGCGGCTGTGCAAGAGTACGAGACGTACATGAGTGGAGCTGCTCCACCTCAGTCTAGGCCCAGTGCGTACCTAGCACAAGACCGAAGAATTATTTCAGCCTCCAACCAGTTGTTGGCGGGAGACATTGTTGTCTCGGAATTCCTCCATCTTGTGTGTCACACCATTGGCAATGTGTACGATCCACAAAGTGGATTCTTAGGCCTATCTGATGATGAACAAGATGATGATGAGGTTgctccaccaccacctcctccagCAAATCCCTTGATGGCTCCAGTGCTAGTCGAAGGTGACGAGGTTGCCGCGGGTGAGAGGGGCGACCAACAAGATCCTGCGCCAG CAGCAAGAGGTCGGAGACGTCAACGTGGAAGAGGACGAGGACGAGATGAAGGACGAGGCCGTGGTCGTGGCCGTGTCCGTGGACGTCAACGTGGTGGACACCAACCTCTCGCCGGAAATGAAG ATCCTGCACAGGCACACAGCTATTGTAATGTGTGTCTCACACACAATAACGATATGATGGTCGCTTTGCCATGTGGACACATCTCCGTATGTTCCATGTGCCTCCCACAGTTGGTGCCACACGTGGATGAAGGAGTAAG GTATCCATGA
- the LOC120349875 gene encoding uncharacterized protein LOC120349875 isoform X2 — protein sequence MAMALPLLPQYNIIQGIQDIATYANEKGLSATVAPFLQYVQRTWVEGGGAQHLSVFGQKRRTNNDQESFHYRMLQKIRRVHPNVWCFTDGLRKMEHAAVQEYETYMSGAAPPQSRPSAYLAQDRRIISASNQLLAGDIVVSEFLHLVCHTIGNVYDPQSGFLGLSDDEQDDDEVAPPPPPPANPLMAPVLVEGDEVAAGERGDQQDPAPARGRRRQRGRGRGRDEGRGRGRGRVRGRQRGGHQPLAGNEDPAQAHSYCNVCLTHNNDMMVALPCGHISVCSMCLPQLVPHVDEGVRCGCGLRFASVERKIILFCLIIERKKQY from the exons ATGGCAATGGCGTTGCCattattaccacaatataacATTATTCAAGGGATACAAGACATAGCTACATATGCAAATGAAAAAGGTTTGTCGGCTACTGTCGCACCATTTCTGCAATACGTGCAGCGGACGTGGGTTGAAG GAGGTGGAGCACAGCATCTGTCAGTTTTTGGTCAAAAAAGGAGGACAAATAATGACCAAGAATCTTTCCACTACCGCATGCTTCAAAAAATAAGGAGGGTGCATCCCAATGTTTGGTGTTTTACCG ATGGTTTGAGGAAAATGGAGCATGCGGCTGTGCAAGAGTACGAGACGTACATGAGTGGAGCTGCTCCACCTCAGTCTAGGCCCAGTGCGTACCTAGCACAAGACCGAAGAATTATTTCAGCCTCCAACCAGTTGTTGGCGGGAGACATTGTTGTCTCGGAATTCCTCCATCTTGTGTGTCACACCATTGGCAATGTGTACGATCCACAAAGTGGATTCTTAGGCCTATCTGATGATGAACAAGATGATGATGAGGTTgctccaccaccacctcctccagCAAATCCCTTGATGGCTCCAGTGCTAGTCGAAGGTGACGAGGTTGCCGCGGGTGAGAGGGGCGACCAACAAGATCCTGCGCCAG CAAGAGGTCGGAGACGTCAACGTGGAAGAGGACGAGGACGAGATGAAGGACGAGGCCGTGGTCGTGGCCGTGTCCGTGGACGTCAACGTGGTGGACACCAACCTCTCGCCGGAAATGAAG ATCCTGCACAGGCACACAGCTATTGTAATGTGTGTCTCACACACAATAACGATATGATGGTCGCTTTGCCATGTGGACACATCTCCGTATGTTCCATGTGCCTCCCACAGTTGGTGCCACACGTGGATGAAGGAGTAAG ATGTGGTTGTGGTTTAAGATTTGCATCTgtggagagaaaaattattttattttgtttaattattgagagaaaaaaacaatattga
- the LOC120349875 gene encoding uncharacterized protein LOC120349875 isoform X1: protein MAMALPLLPQYNIIQGIQDIATYANEKGLSATVAPFLQYVQRTWVEGGGAQHLSVFGQKRRTNNDQESFHYRMLQKIRRVHPNVWCFTDGLRKMEHAAVQEYETYMSGAAPPQSRPSAYLAQDRRIISASNQLLAGDIVVSEFLHLVCHTIGNVYDPQSGFLGLSDDEQDDDEVAPPPPPPANPLMAPVLVEGDEVAAGERGDQQDPAPAARGRRRQRGRGRGRDEGRGRGRGRVRGRQRGGHQPLAGNEDPAQAHSYCNVCLTHNNDMMVALPCGHISVCSMCLPQLVPHVDEGVRCGCGLRFASVERKIILFCLIIERKKQY, encoded by the exons ATGGCAATGGCGTTGCCattattaccacaatataacATTATTCAAGGGATACAAGACATAGCTACATATGCAAATGAAAAAGGTTTGTCGGCTACTGTCGCACCATTTCTGCAATACGTGCAGCGGACGTGGGTTGAAG GAGGTGGAGCACAGCATCTGTCAGTTTTTGGTCAAAAAAGGAGGACAAATAATGACCAAGAATCTTTCCACTACCGCATGCTTCAAAAAATAAGGAGGGTGCATCCCAATGTTTGGTGTTTTACCG ATGGTTTGAGGAAAATGGAGCATGCGGCTGTGCAAGAGTACGAGACGTACATGAGTGGAGCTGCTCCACCTCAGTCTAGGCCCAGTGCGTACCTAGCACAAGACCGAAGAATTATTTCAGCCTCCAACCAGTTGTTGGCGGGAGACATTGTTGTCTCGGAATTCCTCCATCTTGTGTGTCACACCATTGGCAATGTGTACGATCCACAAAGTGGATTCTTAGGCCTATCTGATGATGAACAAGATGATGATGAGGTTgctccaccaccacctcctccagCAAATCCCTTGATGGCTCCAGTGCTAGTCGAAGGTGACGAGGTTGCCGCGGGTGAGAGGGGCGACCAACAAGATCCTGCGCCAG CAGCAAGAGGTCGGAGACGTCAACGTGGAAGAGGACGAGGACGAGATGAAGGACGAGGCCGTGGTCGTGGCCGTGTCCGTGGACGTCAACGTGGTGGACACCAACCTCTCGCCGGAAATGAAG ATCCTGCACAGGCACACAGCTATTGTAATGTGTGTCTCACACACAATAACGATATGATGGTCGCTTTGCCATGTGGACACATCTCCGTATGTTCCATGTGCCTCCCACAGTTGGTGCCACACGTGGATGAAGGAGTAAG ATGTGGTTGTGGTTTAAGATTTGCATCTgtggagagaaaaattattttattttgtttaattattgagagaaaaaaacaatattga